A single genomic interval of Arctopsyche grandis isolate Sample6627 chromosome 8, ASM5162203v2, whole genome shotgun sequence harbors:
- the LOC143915385 gene encoding acid phosphatase type 7 isoform X1 — MWSLRRLFLLVIVALVAEPTFCYDSYQPEQIHLSFGDNVSEVIVTWSTFDATPDSIVEYGIGEMNMTATGKSTLFVDGGKSKHSQYIHRVRLPNLRPKQRYVYHCGSSLGWSLELWFNTVPQGDDWSPVLAIFGDMGNENAQSLVRLQEEAQRNMYDAIIHVGDFAYDMNSQNSLVGDAFMNQIQSLAGYVPYMVCPGNHEEAYNFSNYRNRFSMPGDNEGLMYSFNMGPVHFISISTEFYYFLNYGFKQLVLQYEWLVADLQEANKIENRKRRPWIIVYGHRPMYCSNSNLDDCTHHETITRVGLPFVHTFGLEELFYTYGVDLEIWAHEHSYERLWPIYDYTVYNGSYEKPYVNPQAPVHIVTGSAGCKEGREPFVLTPPEWSAFHSQDYGYTRLKAYNTSHLYIEQISDDQNGAVIDKFWIVKEKHGDYPKRPYLGKRAYKSPKQEL; from the exons ATGTGGTCGCTTCGGAGACTCTTTTTACTGGTGATCGTTGCCCTGGTGGCTGAACCTACTTTTTGCTACGATAGTTATCAACCAGAACAGATACATTTGTCGTTTGGGG ATAATGTGAGTGAAGTTATTGTGACATGGTCAACGTTTGatgcaacgcccgactccattGTAGAGTATGGTATCGGTGAAATGAATATGACCGCTACGGGGAAATCCACGTTGTTTGTCGACGGAGGAAAGAGCAAACATTCGCAGTACATTCACAGAGTACGTTTACCGAATTTGAGGCCCAAACAACGCTATG TTTACCATTGTGGAAGTAGTCTCGGGTGGTCTCTTGAACTTTGGTTCAATACGGTGCCCCAAGGAGATGACTGGAGTCCTGTTTTGGCTATTTTTGGTGATATGGGAAATGAAAATGCTCAG tCTTTAGTCCGTTTGCAAGAAGAAGCACAAAGGAACATGTATGATGCAATTATTCACGTGGGAGATTTTGCCTACGATATGAATTCTCAAAATTCTCTCGTCGGTGATGCTTTCATGAATCAAATTCAATCTCTGGCTGGTTACGTTCCTTATATGGTGTGCCCTGGAAATCACGAAGAGGCATA TAACTTCAGCAACTATCGAAATAGATTTTCTATGCCCGGAGACAATGAAGGATTGATGTACAGTTTCAATATGGGTCCGGTTCATTTCATATCCATTTCAACGGagttttattactttttgaatTATGGTTTTAAGCAACTTGTTCTGCAGTACGAATGGCTTGTGGCTGATTTGCAAGAAGCAAATAAAATTGAGAATag AAAGCGGCGGCCATGGATTATTGTCTACGGCCATCGCCCAATGTATTGCAGTAATTCTAACCTCGATGATTGCACGCATCACGAGACTATAACCCGAGTTGGCTTGCCTTTTGTTCATACGTTTG GTCTTGAAGAATTATTCTATACTTATGGTGTCGATTTAGAAATATGGGCTCACGAGCATTCATATGAAAGATTGTGGCCGATTTATGACTACACGGTGTATAATGGTTCTTATGAAAAGCCGTACGTCAATCCTCA AGCACCCGTTCACATAGTGACTGGATCGGCCGGATGCAAAGAGGGTCGGGAACCTTTTGTCC taactccTCCTGAGTGGTCAGCATTCCATAGTCAAGATTATGGATATACGAGACTGAAAGCATATAATACATCGCATTTATATATTGAACAG atatctgATGATCAGAATGGCGCTGTGATTGACAAATTTTGGATTGTTAAGGAAAAGCACGGTGATTATCCCAAGAGGCCATATTTGGGGAAACGAGCTTATAAATCGCCTAAGCAAGAATTATAA
- the Aven gene encoding apoptosis and caspase activation inhibitor, protein MSEKNKKQKNQNQSQKKDDKQKNQNKIANPQKKNENKSKNIEKSSVKPVPVKETKIKNDPKTPISEAPVNPVNEQTSSRGKYSKRKVESNWSKLELPDNIYESIEDSARGANMGELLKKPISVGDHFQFKHEKFWNFDSKSRNDNDLFTLDMLKIASHISFIPFYERNELDPSLFSSYEIQWMKRTANMNRCSQNISDVQHNITDLKSFDVSETNLDSKSFPIVDNDELDEILNVSQKSVTDEIKNEKLDAENCPDTKNNTPNSKITQNDDDLEEWLNEYLK, encoded by the exons ATGTCTGAGAAAAACAAGAAACAGAA GAACCAAAATCAATCTCAAAAGAAAGatgataaacaaaaaaatcagaACAAGATTGCAAACCCccaaaagaaaaatgaaaataaatctaaaaatattgagAAATCATCAGTAAAACCGGTTCCAGTGAAAG aaacaaaaataaaaaatgatccaAAAACTCCAATCTCAGAGGCACCGGTGAATCCTGTCAACGAGCAAACATCTAGCCGTGGCAAATACAGCAAAAGAAAAGTTGAAAGCAATTGGTCAAAGTTAGAACTACCTGATAACATCTATGAATCAATTGAAGATAGCGCTCGAGGTGCTAACATGGGG GAACTACTCAAAAAGCCAATCTCAGTCGGAGATCACTTTCAATTCAAACATGAAAAATTTTGGAATTTCGATTCCAAATCTCGCAACGATAACGATTTATTTACATTAGACATGTTAAAAATAGCTAGTCATATATCATTTATACCCTTCTATGAAAGAAACGAATTGGATCCGTCTTTATTTTCTTCATACGAAATACAATGGATGAAACGTACAGCCAACATGAATAGATGCTCTCAAAATATATCTGACGTTCAACACAATATTACCGATTTAAAATCGTTTGATGTATCTGAAACCAACTTAGATTCTAAATCATTCCCTATTGTAGATAATGATGAATTAGACGAAATCCTGAATGTTAGTCAGAAGTCAGTAACCgatgaaatcaaaaatgaaaaattag ATGCTGAAAATTGTCCGGACACAAAGAATAATACCCCGAATTCAAAAATCACTCAAAATGATGACGATTTAGAAGAATGgctaaatgaatatttaaaataa
- the LOC143915385 gene encoding acid phosphatase type 7 isoform X4, whose amino-acid sequence MWSLRRLFLLVIVALVAEPTFCYDSYQPEQIHLSFGGRSYNVSEVIVTWSTFDATPDSIVEYGIGEMNMTATGKSTLFVDGGKSKHSQYIHRVRLPNLRPKQRYVYHCGSSLGWSLELWFNTVPQGDDWSPVLAIFGDMGNENAQSLVRLQEEAQRNMYDAIIHVGDFAYDMNSQNSLVGDAFMNQIQSLAGYVPYMVCPGNHEEAYNFSNYRNRFSMPGDNEGLMYSFNMGPVHFISISTEFYYFLNYGFKQLVLQYEWLVADLQEANKIENRKRRPWIIVYGHRPMYCSNSNLDDCTHHETITRVGLPFVHTFGLEELFYTYGVDLEIWAHEHSYERLWPIYDYTVYNGSYEKPYVNPQAPVHIVTGSAGCKEGREPFVLTPPEWSAFHSQDYGYTRLKAYNTSHLYIEQISDDQNGAVIDKFWIVKEKHGDYPKRPYLGKRAYKSPKQEL is encoded by the exons ATGTGGTCGCTTCGGAGACTCTTTTTACTGGTGATCGTTGCCCTGGTGGCTGAACCTACTTTTTGCTACGATAGTTATCAACCAGAACAGATACATTTGTCGTTTGGGGGTAGGTCTT ATAATGTGAGTGAAGTTATTGTGACATGGTCAACGTTTGatgcaacgcccgactccattGTAGAGTATGGTATCGGTGAAATGAATATGACCGCTACGGGGAAATCCACGTTGTTTGTCGACGGAGGAAAGAGCAAACATTCGCAGTACATTCACAGAGTACGTTTACCGAATTTGAGGCCCAAACAACGCTATG TTTACCATTGTGGAAGTAGTCTCGGGTGGTCTCTTGAACTTTGGTTCAATACGGTGCCCCAAGGAGATGACTGGAGTCCTGTTTTGGCTATTTTTGGTGATATGGGAAATGAAAATGCTCAG tCTTTAGTCCGTTTGCAAGAAGAAGCACAAAGGAACATGTATGATGCAATTATTCACGTGGGAGATTTTGCCTACGATATGAATTCTCAAAATTCTCTCGTCGGTGATGCTTTCATGAATCAAATTCAATCTCTGGCTGGTTACGTTCCTTATATGGTGTGCCCTGGAAATCACGAAGAGGCATA TAACTTCAGCAACTATCGAAATAGATTTTCTATGCCCGGAGACAATGAAGGATTGATGTACAGTTTCAATATGGGTCCGGTTCATTTCATATCCATTTCAACGGagttttattactttttgaatTATGGTTTTAAGCAACTTGTTCTGCAGTACGAATGGCTTGTGGCTGATTTGCAAGAAGCAAATAAAATTGAGAATag AAAGCGGCGGCCATGGATTATTGTCTACGGCCATCGCCCAATGTATTGCAGTAATTCTAACCTCGATGATTGCACGCATCACGAGACTATAACCCGAGTTGGCTTGCCTTTTGTTCATACGTTTG GTCTTGAAGAATTATTCTATACTTATGGTGTCGATTTAGAAATATGGGCTCACGAGCATTCATATGAAAGATTGTGGCCGATTTATGACTACACGGTGTATAATGGTTCTTATGAAAAGCCGTACGTCAATCCTCA AGCACCCGTTCACATAGTGACTGGATCGGCCGGATGCAAAGAGGGTCGGGAACCTTTTGTCC taactccTCCTGAGTGGTCAGCATTCCATAGTCAAGATTATGGATATACGAGACTGAAAGCATATAATACATCGCATTTATATATTGAACAG atatctgATGATCAGAATGGCGCTGTGATTGACAAATTTTGGATTGTTAAGGAAAAGCACGGTGATTATCCCAAGAGGCCATATTTGGGGAAACGAGCTTATAAATCGCCTAAGCAAGAATTATAA
- the LOC143915385 gene encoding acid phosphatase type 7 isoform X2, which yields MWSLRRLFLLVIVALVAEPTFCYDSYQPEQIHLSFGDNVSEVIVTWSTFDATPDSIVEYGIGEMNMTATGKSTLFVDGGKSKHSQYIHRVRLPNLRPKQRYVYHCGSSLGWSLELWFNTVPQGDDWSPVLAIFGDMGNENAQSLVRLQEEAQRNMYDAIIHVGDFAYDMNSQNSLVGDAFMNQIQSLAGYVPYMVCPGNHEEAYNFSNYRNRFSMPGDNEGLMYSFNMGPVHFISISTEFYYFLNYGFKQLVLQYEWLVADLQEANKIENRKIRPWIVVFGHRPMYCSNLNHKDCTHHETITRVGLPFLHAFGLEELFYTYGVDLEIWAHEHSYERLWPIYDYTVYNGSYEKPYVNPQAPVHIVTGSAGCKEGREPFVLTPPEWSAFHSQDYGYTRLKAYNTSHLYIEQISDDQNGAVIDKFWIVKEKHGDYPKRPYLGKRAYKSPKQEL from the exons ATGTGGTCGCTTCGGAGACTCTTTTTACTGGTGATCGTTGCCCTGGTGGCTGAACCTACTTTTTGCTACGATAGTTATCAACCAGAACAGATACATTTGTCGTTTGGGG ATAATGTGAGTGAAGTTATTGTGACATGGTCAACGTTTGatgcaacgcccgactccattGTAGAGTATGGTATCGGTGAAATGAATATGACCGCTACGGGGAAATCCACGTTGTTTGTCGACGGAGGAAAGAGCAAACATTCGCAGTACATTCACAGAGTACGTTTACCGAATTTGAGGCCCAAACAACGCTATG TTTACCATTGTGGAAGTAGTCTCGGGTGGTCTCTTGAACTTTGGTTCAATACGGTGCCCCAAGGAGATGACTGGAGTCCTGTTTTGGCTATTTTTGGTGATATGGGAAATGAAAATGCTCAG tCTTTAGTCCGTTTGCAAGAAGAAGCACAAAGGAACATGTATGATGCAATTATTCACGTGGGAGATTTTGCCTACGATATGAATTCTCAAAATTCTCTCGTCGGTGATGCTTTCATGAATCAAATTCAATCTCTGGCTGGTTACGTTCCTTATATGGTGTGCCCTGGAAATCACGAAGAGGCATA TAACTTCAGCAACTATCGAAATAGATTTTCTATGCCCGGAGACAATGAAGGATTGATGTACAGTTTCAATATGGGTCCGGTTCATTTCATATCCATTTCAACGGagttttattactttttgaatTATGGTTTTAAGCAACTTGTTCTGCAGTACGAATGGCTTGTGGCTGATTTGCAAGAAGCAAATAAAATTGAGAATag AAAAATACGCCCTTGGATAGTTGTATTCGGTCATCGACCGATGTATTGTAGCAACTTGAATCACAAAGATTGTACTCACCACGAGACGATAACTAGAGTCGGCTTGCCGTTTTTGCACGCATTCG GTCTTGAAGAATTATTCTATACTTATGGTGTCGATTTAGAAATATGGGCTCACGAGCATTCATATGAAAGATTGTGGCCGATTTATGACTACACGGTGTATAATGGTTCTTATGAAAAGCCGTACGTCAATCCTCA AGCACCCGTTCACATAGTGACTGGATCGGCCGGATGCAAAGAGGGTCGGGAACCTTTTGTCC taactccTCCTGAGTGGTCAGCATTCCATAGTCAAGATTATGGATATACGAGACTGAAAGCATATAATACATCGCATTTATATATTGAACAG atatctgATGATCAGAATGGCGCTGTGATTGACAAATTTTGGATTGTTAAGGAAAAGCACGGTGATTATCCCAAGAGGCCATATTTGGGGAAACGAGCTTATAAATCGCCTAAGCAAGAATTATAA
- the LOC143915385 gene encoding acid phosphatase type 7 isoform X3 gives MWSLRRLFLLVIVALVAEPTFCYDSYQPEQIHLSFGDNVSEVIVTWSTFDATPDSIVEYGIGEMNMTATGKSTLFVDGGKSKHSQYIHRVRLPNLRPKQRYVYHCGSSLGWSLELWFNTVPQGDDWSPVLAIFGDMGNENAQSLVRLQEEAQRNMYDAIIHVGDFAYDMNSQNSLVGDAFMNQIQSLAGYVPYMVCPGNHEEAYNFSNYRNRFSMPGDNEGLMYSFNMGPVHFISISTEFYYFLNYGFKQLVLQYEWLVADLQEANKIENRKRRPWIVVYGHRPMYCSNVYPDDCKQHDTISRTGLPFTHAFGLEELFYTYGVDLEIWAHEHSYERLWPIYDYTVYNGSYEKPYVNPQAPVHIVTGSAGCKEGREPFVLTPPEWSAFHSQDYGYTRLKAYNTSHLYIEQISDDQNGAVIDKFWIVKEKHGDYPKRPYLGKRAYKSPKQEL, from the exons ATGTGGTCGCTTCGGAGACTCTTTTTACTGGTGATCGTTGCCCTGGTGGCTGAACCTACTTTTTGCTACGATAGTTATCAACCAGAACAGATACATTTGTCGTTTGGGG ATAATGTGAGTGAAGTTATTGTGACATGGTCAACGTTTGatgcaacgcccgactccattGTAGAGTATGGTATCGGTGAAATGAATATGACCGCTACGGGGAAATCCACGTTGTTTGTCGACGGAGGAAAGAGCAAACATTCGCAGTACATTCACAGAGTACGTTTACCGAATTTGAGGCCCAAACAACGCTATG TTTACCATTGTGGAAGTAGTCTCGGGTGGTCTCTTGAACTTTGGTTCAATACGGTGCCCCAAGGAGATGACTGGAGTCCTGTTTTGGCTATTTTTGGTGATATGGGAAATGAAAATGCTCAG tCTTTAGTCCGTTTGCAAGAAGAAGCACAAAGGAACATGTATGATGCAATTATTCACGTGGGAGATTTTGCCTACGATATGAATTCTCAAAATTCTCTCGTCGGTGATGCTTTCATGAATCAAATTCAATCTCTGGCTGGTTACGTTCCTTATATGGTGTGCCCTGGAAATCACGAAGAGGCATA TAACTTCAGCAACTATCGAAATAGATTTTCTATGCCCGGAGACAATGAAGGATTGATGTACAGTTTCAATATGGGTCCGGTTCATTTCATATCCATTTCAACGGagttttattactttttgaatTATGGTTTTAAGCAACTTGTTCTGCAGTACGAATGGCTTGTGGCTGATTTGCAAGAAGCAAATAAAATTGAGAATag AAAGCGCAGACCCTGGATTGTTGTTTACGGTCACCGTCCTATGTACTGCAGTAACGTATATCCCGATGACTGTAAACAACATGACACAATATCTAGGACAGGCTTACCGTTTACCCACGCGTTCG GTCTTGAAGAATTATTCTATACTTATGGTGTCGATTTAGAAATATGGGCTCACGAGCATTCATATGAAAGATTGTGGCCGATTTATGACTACACGGTGTATAATGGTTCTTATGAAAAGCCGTACGTCAATCCTCA AGCACCCGTTCACATAGTGACTGGATCGGCCGGATGCAAAGAGGGTCGGGAACCTTTTGTCC taactccTCCTGAGTGGTCAGCATTCCATAGTCAAGATTATGGATATACGAGACTGAAAGCATATAATACATCGCATTTATATATTGAACAG atatctgATGATCAGAATGGCGCTGTGATTGACAAATTTTGGATTGTTAAGGAAAAGCACGGTGATTATCCCAAGAGGCCATATTTGGGGAAACGAGCTTATAAATCGCCTAAGCAAGAATTATAA